The following are encoded together in the Bubalus kerabau isolate K-KA32 ecotype Philippines breed swamp buffalo chromosome 3, PCC_UOA_SB_1v2, whole genome shotgun sequence genome:
- the LOC129647672 gene encoding uncharacterized protein LOC129647672 codes for MGKTRDLFKKIRDTKGTFHAKMGSIKDRNGMDLTEAEDIKKRWQEYTEKLYKKDLHDPDNHDGVITHLEPDILECEVKWALESITMNKASGGDGIPVELFQILKDDAVKVLHSICQQIWKTEQWPQDWKRSVFIPIPKKGNAKECSNYCTIALISHASKVMLKILQVRLQQYVNRDLPDIQAGFRKGRGTRDQIANIRWIIEKAREFQKSIYFCFIDYAKAFDCVDHNK; via the coding sequence atgggaaagactagagatctcttcaagaaaattagagataccaagggaacatttcatgcaaagatgggctcgataaaggacagaaatggtatggacctaacagaagcagaagatattaagaagaggtggcaagaatacacagaaaaactatacaaaaaagatcttcatgacccagataatcatgatggtgtgatcactcatctagagccagacattctggaatgtgaagtcaagtgggccttagaaagcatcactatgaacaaagctagtggaggtgatggaattccagtggagctatttcaaatcctgaaagatgatgctgtgaaagtgctgcactcaatatgccagcaaatttggaaaactgagcagtggccacaggactggaaaaggtcagttttcattccaatcccaaagaaaggcaatgccaaagaatgctcaaactactgcacaattgcactcatctcacatgctagtaaagtaatgctcaaaattctgcaagtcaggcttcagcaatacgtgaaccgtgatcttccagatattcaagctggttttagaaaaggcagaggaaccagagatcaaattgccaacatccgctggatcatagaaaaagcaagagagttccagaaaagcatctatttctgctttattgactatgccaaagcctttgactgtgtggatcacaataaa